The Stenotrophomonas sp. NA06056 genome segment GATGCTCTTATCACAGTCGATACCGCACACTTGCGTCGTGGTTCATCCATTCATGGGGAAGGCTTTGGTCAAGTGGTTTGCGGTCGTGGCTGCACCGATGTACTCCATGGCGATATGGGGTGCTCTGCTTCCGTCGGCCGCATCGGCGCAGTCGATTGGCTATGACGGCGAAGTGGTGACCTGCGAATCCCGCGACATGGGCTGGGTGCACTGCGATATCGACGTCAGCAACGGCGTCGACCTGATCCGCCAGTTGTCCAGCAACAGCTGCATCCGTGGCAGCGAGTGGGGTACTGACCGCAGTGGCGTGTGGGTGACCCTGGGCTGCCGTGCCGAGTTCCGCGCGCGCCCTGCAGAAAATGCCGCCGCGCCATCGGCCGAGGGGCGCAAGCGCCTGGTGCGGCGGGTGGTGCGCTGTGAGTCCAATGGTCGTCCGCAGAGCTGCCCGGTACGCCTGGATGGTGCGCCGGTGAGGTTGCTG includes the following:
- a CDS encoding DUF3011 domain-containing protein; translation: MVKWFAVVAAPMYSMAIWGALLPSAASAQSIGYDGEVVTCESRDMGWVHCDIDVSNGVDLIRQLSSNSCIRGSEWGTDRSGVWVTLGCRAEFRARPAENAAAPSAEGRKRLVRRVVRCESNGRPQSCPVRLDGAPVRLLRQLSVLPCREGQGWGYKRNEVWTTRGCQGDFEVADEQGRFVDMPRRLTCESKSKKRRFCGASISTSATISNQLSSTPCEEGSTWGWNRNGIWVDGGCRAEFSVN